TCCATCTCCGTTAATCCGAAGACATCAGCTTGATTGACCGCCAAAGTGTGGAGAAACATAGAACGATGTGTGTAAAGAACACCACGAGGCTCTCCTTGCGTCCCACTGGTGTAGCAGAGCCCCATTGCCCAGTTCTCATCCCGGATGTCATAAGTATATGCCTCTTCAGCTTCACGGAGCAGCTTTTCATAAAGCGCGCCAGTATTCGTAGACATTAGATCGAAATGGACAACACGTTTACAAGTAATCCTATCCCGAAGTTCTTCAAATCGTTCAGCAAATGCCCCTTCGACAAAGATGAGTTTGTCCTCGGCTTCGTGAACAATCTTGGCTAACTGTGCAGCGGAGAGGCGAAGGTTGAGTGGGTGGAGTACAGCACCGATACACGGAATGGCATAGTAGAGTTCCAGGTGTTGATAGGTATTAGAAGCATAAGTCGCAACCCTATCGCCGCGCTGAACCCCTAATTCCGTGATGGCGTTTGCGAGCCGTTTCACACGTTCATATAGCGCAGTATAGGTATAACGATGCACATCGGAATTAGGCAGCAACGTTTGGACACACTTATCACCATGAATTCGGTGCGCATGCTCTAAAATCTGCGCGAGCGTCAATGGATAGTTCATCATCAAGCCGTGCATGCTTTACAACAACTCGGTTTTTTCGTTTTTGGCAGTGGAAAAAGTCATTCCGACGTATATCATCAACGGGTAACAATCAAACGCTACTCAAAAATCATTACAGTTCCAATCATTTTAGCACAAAAGCAGACTTTGTGGTGAAAAAACTAAATATTCTATATCCAGTCATTTTAATTTGCATTTTATAAAAAAAATAATAGATAATTAAAGTATATTGTAAGCCAAAACCTATTTGGAAACTTCATATTTCCGCACCATATTCTTTATACGACCAGATACAAAAAGGAACCTTATGTCAATTTCAGACAACAAACGGTATTTCTGGAGTCTCGTTGCCATTTTATTCGGCATCGTATCAGTAATACCAACAACCAGTGCCGAAACATTCGAGGTGCTCGTCCAAGATCAGAACGGAAATGCTATCCCTGAAGCAAAAATACAGATAGGCGATCAGGAACAGACCACTGACGAATCCGGAACTGCCGCGTTTAGTGACGTAATAAATGCCCAATCGCTAACCGTAATAGCGATTGGATTTTCGAGCAAACGGATTAATATCACTGCTGACCAAACCGAAGCTACAGTAACACTTGCTCCCATCCAAACCATTGAATCCGTTGTGGTCGTAGGGACCCGCAGCATAGGGAGGAGAGCATTGCAAGCACCTGTTCCAATAGAGGTTGTCAACAGAGAGCAGCTCAGCCTTACAGGACAATCTGAAACGGGGCGCGTTCTGCAGATGCTGGTTCCTTCTTTCAACTTTCCAAGTTCAACAATCAGCGACGGGACTGACGCATTGAGACCTGCGACGCTGCGCGGTTTGGGACCCGATCAAGTGTTGGTATTAGTCAATGGCAAACGTCGGCACAAAAGTGCTTTGCTCCACGTAAATAGCTCCGTCGGTCGGGGGACCGCTGGAACCGACTTCAACGCTATTCCTGCTGCTGCTATTGAACGGATTGAAGTGCTTCGTGATGGTGCAGCTGCACAGTACGGATCCGATGCGATCGCCGGTGTTATCAACATTGTCTTAAAAGAGGATGTCAATACTGGGGACGCGAACATCTATTGGGGGGAAACCTACGAAGATGACGGGGACACGTGGATTGGAAATGGGAACTACGGCATGGAAGTCGGTGACTCCGGTTTTCTGAACCTAACAGTCGAATGGCGGGACCGGTACCGCACAAACCGCGCCGGACTCACCGGAACGCGACAATACGATTGGATAGACGTAGATCAAGGCAGACCCCCCGACGCAACGCTTGAGGTAAAAGACGCAAATGGAAACGTAACTGGTGAAAAACCCGTCTGGTTTGATCCACGCGAATATCATTTTAATCGAAAAAATTTCCGGGTCGGGGATTCTGATGCCTCACAAAAAGTTGGGGTTTACAACTTTGGCTTACCGCTGACAGAAGGATTAGAATTATATGCATTTGGCAGCTATTCCACGCGCCAAAATAACAGTGCCGGGTTTTATCGCAGAGCCAACCAAATAGAACGGACGGTGACCGAAATCTATCCCGACGGGTTTTTACCGGAAATTAACACCGATATTGGCGATACGTCGCTCGCTTTAGGGTTAGGATGGACCCATGAAGTGACAGATTTAAATGTCGATGTCAGCGTTAATCACGGGTTGAATACATTTGACTTTTTCGTTTCTAATTCTTTGAACGCTTCCTATGGTGCCAGCAGCCCAACCGCCGCAGATGCTGGTGGATTCGGACTTACGCAAACAGCATTCAACCTGGACCTTACCTACCCGTTGCAGTACCAATCCTCTTTAGTTAACCTCGCCGGTGGGATCGAATTTCGTAGAGAAGGCTACAGTATCCACGCAGGTGAACCCCTTTCATGGATTAACGCAGGACTCGGCGCGCCGGGTGCCGCGGGTGGTATCCAGGTCTTCCCCGGATTTCGACCTGACAACGAAGTTGATGAAAGCAGAACTAACGTGGCTGGCTATGTAGATTTTGAATCCTATCTCAGTGGGCAACCCGGAACCGGACTGCTCGTTGGTGCAGCTGTGCGCGGTGAACAGTATAGTGATTTTGGTGCCACTGTCACAGGAAAAGCGACTGCTCGCTACGATCTGACGGAGCAGATTGCATTTCGTGCTGCTGGCAGTACAGGCTTTCGCGCACCTTTACTTCACCAACTCTATTTCAACAATATCAGCACACAATTCAAGGCAGACAATAACAATGCCGATGGCGATGGGGACACAACGGAACTTCTACCTTTTGAGGTAGGGACATTTCGCAATGATAGTGATGAGGCGCGTGCCCTCAATATTCCAGTGCTTAAAGAAGAAGCCTCAATCAATGTATCGGGTGGTATTGTCGCTAAACCAATTCGGAATCTATGGTTGACGCTTGATGCATTCCAGATTGATATTGACGACCGGATTGTTCTTAGCGGTAGTTTCACGGCTGATGCTGTTCCTGCCTTAGCACAAGCGGGAGCAAATCAAGCACAAGTTTTCACGAACGTGGCACAAACCCGCACGCGCGGTGTTGATGTCGCTGCGGGCTACCTACACGCCTTTGACAACGAATCTCTCTTGAATCTCAAGGTCGCAGCGACTTGGACGGATACTGAAGTCATCGGTGATGTGCAAGCCCCTGGACCTATTCTAATCGGTTTTGAGGAGATTCTCTTTCCTGAACGTGAACGTTCTATCATCGAGGAATGGCAACCGAACACACGCATCAATTTTACTGCGGATTATATCATCGGTGCTGTTAAGATTGGATCTGCTTTACGCTACTTCGGAAGCTACACC
This genomic stretch from Candidatus Poribacteria bacterium harbors:
- a CDS encoding TonB-dependent receptor, translated to MSISDNKRYFWSLVAILFGIVSVIPTTSAETFEVLVQDQNGNAIPEAKIQIGDQEQTTDESGTAAFSDVINAQSLTVIAIGFSSKRINITADQTEATVTLAPIQTIESVVVVGTRSIGRRALQAPVPIEVVNREQLSLTGQSETGRVLQMLVPSFNFPSSTISDGTDALRPATLRGLGPDQVLVLVNGKRRHKSALLHVNSSVGRGTAGTDFNAIPAAAIERIEVLRDGAAAQYGSDAIAGVINIVLKEDVNTGDANIYWGETYEDDGDTWIGNGNYGMEVGDSGFLNLTVEWRDRYRTNRAGLTGTRQYDWIDVDQGRPPDATLEVKDANGNVTGEKPVWFDPREYHFNRKNFRVGDSDASQKVGVYNFGLPLTEGLELYAFGSYSTRQNNSAGFYRRANQIERTVTEIYPDGFLPEINTDIGDTSLALGLGWTHEVTDLNVDVSVNHGLNTFDFFVSNSLNASYGASSPTAADAGGFGLTQTAFNLDLTYPLQYQSSLVNLAGGIEFRREGYSIHAGEPLSWINAGLGAPGAAGGIQVFPGFRPDNEVDESRTNVAGYVDFESYLSGQPGTGLLVGAAVRGEQYSDFGATVTGKATARYDLTEQIAFRAAGSTGFRAPLLHQLYFNNISTQFKADNNNADGDGDTTELLPFEVGTFRNDSDEARALNIPVLKEEASINVSGGIVAKPIRNLWLTLDAFQIDIDDRIVLSGSFTADAVPALAQAGANQAQVFTNVAQTRTRGVDVAAGYLHAFDNESLLNLKVAATWTDTEVIGDVQAPGPILIGFEEILFPERERSIIEEWQPNTRINFTADYIIGAVKIGSALRYFGSYTVQEGSGESAQRQTYSGKWLTDIQGAYQLNDALVLTVGINNFLNQLPDLNEVGQARGGTLVDSTGTVIADSPGVFTYDRRAAPFGFNGGFYYAKLSYSF